The genomic stretch CGACGGCTTGACCTCTTAAAGCTTCGACAGTGAATGAATTGGTTGGGGCAGGCATGATGATGAAGGCGACGACGTGCATTTTGGAGCCAGCGACCTTTAATCTATAATTTAATCTTGCTAGAGCTTCAATGAACATATCGGCAcctttatttttgtattcGTATCTACCGGCGATGAAGAAGTATAATGTGTTATCCAAATCGAAATCAAAGGCACCATGGAAATGGCCCCTGACGAATTCgttaattttttccttctttATAGCGTGCAAGTTTTGGAATTCATGAACAGCTTGGAATTTGACAACGTTCAACCCGTTTGGCAAGATACCATCAGGTTTTCTCTTTAACAAATGTTCGGCCTCTAGAGCGGTAATTTGAGAAACAGTGGTAAAGACATCAGCAGTGTGAGCAGCAGCACGTTCGACACAATAACGGTGGTAAATACCTCTCTTACCGGCCTCACGATCGACATCAACAGATTCTAAAGTGTTGTAGAAATCAACATTACCAGCAGCACACAAGTATCTACCCAACAAAGTGGCATGTGTGGTGAAGATAGTCACGACATCAATACGTCTCTTTCTACACAATGGCAAGGCGACACCGGCCAACCATTCGTGACAATGAGCAATGATGGCATGTTGAGTATCCAAATGAGCCAATTCACCCAAGAACCAAGCAACAGTGTAACCCAATAAGATAGCATCATTAGTTTCAGTATCATTTTCTGGAGATGGAATACCCACCAAGGACCACAAGTCAGTTTTCCACTCATTTAAATAGCCGGAAACGGAACTCAAGTCGAAAAGCAACACACGAGGAGAACCTTCGACCAACCAACGACCATATACAAAACGGACACCACGGTCACTCATGGAACGAAGAGTTTGTTGGATTGGGTTCAATTCACCAGGGAAAGTTTCAGGGTCGTTCCAGTCCAATGGGTCGACTTCGGTCTGGTAAGTAGCATGGTTCAATGGACCCAATAGAGTGTAGTTATCACGGTATTGACGGACAGTAATTGGAGCTTTACTTTTCAAAACAGAATAAATCCCACCAACACGGTTGGCAACTTCTGTGGCGACTTCAAAGAGCAGATGGTTTTGTAGATCACGGGTCATGCTATGCTGTGATGTGTTTAGCTTCTGATAGAAAGATTGATGGATTAATAGAGTAATTGATAAACTGCGATACTGCTTTGgattttttgctttttgaattttgagTTTCGCATACTATTTCAGCTCCATTATACAATCTGCCTCCCTTATATATACGTCGGATCGCCCCGCATTCACCAGAACCGTTGCGCAGCACGCCACTACATTGTGTTTGTCATTCTTACCTTGTTACTCTCTGTCTCACCATTCCTCCACTCTGTCTCACCCTTCCTCCACTCTGTCTCACCCTTCCTCCACTCTTCCTCCTCTCCTCTCCCTTTACATCCCGCCCAGCAATTCCCGCAGCGTGCCGTCCTCGTTGGCTTGTTCTACTTGCTCCCACCCGAGAACCACTTCGtctacaaataatacattACCATCATTATTTCCCACGCCGTACACCACTGCCGGCAACTCACGGCCACGAGCCACGCGCCGCCACGTGCGCCGTGCGGCCGTGTCTGTGCCCAAGTCGCGGAACTCGTGAGCGATTCGGTTCGCACTTAGGATCGTCGCCAGCCGGTTTGTACGGGGCATCATGTGGAACCCACCGCCAGCCAGCGATGTGTAGACGAGCACGGAGGACTGTGCGGCTGCGCGGCCTTCTGTGTGTGGTGGGGTCTCTGCGGGACGTGCTGCGGCAGCTTCTGTGCGCGGGGTCTTTTGGAGCGGGGTCTCTGCAGTGGCAATAGTCCCCACCGCGTCGGCGCTGTCAAACCCGCCTGCCAGTTCAAGCTCGCGTAGAAGAGCCTCGGTCTCGTCGTAGATCCGGGCAATGGCCGTTTTGGGCTGGGGCGGAACATTCTCGGCTGCGTCATTGCCGGGGGCTGTGGCTGTTTCTGTGGCTGTTTCTGTAGCTGTTTCTGTGACTATTTCCGGAACGGGTTCGGGCTGGGTGGGTATTACGTCAGACACGGTTCCCGTTTCGCTCGCAGCATTCCTGTTTGAGTCAGATCTGTTTCCCGTTTGGTCGATTGCGGTGCTGTTTGTGTCTGGGCTGTTTCCTGATGCGGTATCATTGTGTGAGTCTACAGTCCCGCTAGACAATGGTTTTTCCGGGTCgattttatcaattttatcaattttatcaattttatcaattttgtTTACTTGGTTTACTTGGTTTGCTTCGTTTGCTTCGTTTGCTTCGGTTGTCTTGCGGCCGATAGATAGGGGCGGCTCTGCGTTTAGGGGTGTGTCCAGGTTTGTGTTAGGTGTTTCTGCAGGCTCCATTGTGGGTGGGTCGATTGCTTCTTGTGATTGTGGTGGCTCTGTCTCGGGCTGTGCTGGCTCCACTTCGGGTTCTACTGGCTCTTTCTCAGGCAATGGCTCCACAGCTGATGATTCATTAGTTGGCAGGATATCAGGTTGTGAATCAACAATAGTAGTCTCATCTTGGGTCTCATCAATCGTTGCCCCAGTATCGATTGCAATTGCATTGGCGTCTGGGCTTGCTTCTCCATTCGCGTCTGGGCTTGCTTCTCCATTCGCCCCTGTGCTTGTGTTTACATCTGCAACAGTAGTGGCACCATCAATCTCACCTAAATACTCCTCTATCCCATCCATGATGGAATCCAAATCAATGTTCTTTTGGGCAATACTATCAACACCAGCATTCTTGTCCTTGTCCTTGTCCTTGTCCTTGGCCTTACCTTTGCCCttgttctttttcttcttgtttttactcttttttttctttttcttctcaACGGAGTTATTACTTGTATTGGTGGTAGACTCCATCATAACGGGATCTTCCATTGTATCGGTGTTTGATATGGTAGTTGATTTGACAACATCAGCATCACTTGTAATTGTACTTGGTGTTTCTACTACACTGGAAGGAGTTTCTTTGTCATTTGATGATGACTCGGCAATGGCAACGAGGGGGTCCGTTTTAGTATCTGTAATAGATGATTCAGTGATCTTGCAGTTGGTAACATCATCGGAAGAACTTTCAATACCTTCTGGTGGTTTGATACGAGATTCAATAGTAGAggattttttcttgttagTTTCAAAAGAAGTAGTTGCGGCGGTTGGTTCGGCAGTGGCAATTGGTGATTCGGCAGTAACAGGTATAGATTCAACAGATGTAGTTGAAATTGGTGTTTCCACAGGAAtggattttaatttaacatCACCATTGATCGATGCAATTGGTGTCTCTACAATCTCATCGTTTGATTTCACACTAGCAATCTTCGATTCAAGTGATGAAAGTTCAATCGTGGATCCCATAGTGGCCACATCTGATGCTATAGTGACATTATTAGATTCCACAGAAGAAATATCCATTGATAATTCTTCAGGAGCAGTTTTGGATCCAACAGAAGCAGTGGGAGTGGCAATTGATGATGGGGTTTCaggaataatttttgattttatatCATCAATTGATGGGTCCATGGTTGTAGCTTTTGATTCAATATTGGTTTTGTTTGATGAGTTGGTAATAGTAACTGGTGGTTCTGGAGTACCAGTAGTAATTGATGATTCTAAAGTAGTAGTATTTAATTCTATAGTATCACTTGACATTTCTAGAGTGTCATCTGGTGCTTCCACAGAGACAACATCATTCGTACTGGCGCTGGCACTCGCCTCTTCCAAAGGTacattagaattagataTAGGGAGGCCTCGCATTGGAATTTCTTTTAGAAAAGTTTCTATTTttctcatttttttctcatttttttctcatttttttctcatttttttctcatcGTTGTCCTTCAAAACTCCCCCAAtttcctcttcttcttcgACAAGT from Henningerozyma blattae CBS 6284 chromosome 4, complete genome encodes the following:
- the TBLA0D05020 gene encoding uncharacterized protein (similar to Saccharomyces cerevisiae GSY1 (YFR015C) and GSY2 (YLR258W); ancestral locus Anc_1.375), translated to MTRDLQNHLLFEVATEVANRVGGIYSVLKSKAPITVRQYRDNYTLLGPLNHATYQTEVDPLDWNDPETFPGELNPIQQTLRSMSDRGVRFVYGRWLVEGSPRVLLFDLSSVSGYLNEWKTDLWSLVGIPSPENDTETNDAILLGYTVAWFLGELAHLDTQHAIIAHCHEWLAGVALPLCRKRRIDVVTIFTTHATLLGRYLCAAGNVDFYNTLESVDVDREAGKRGIYHRYCVERAAAHTADVFTTVSQITALEAEHLLKRKPDGILPNGLNVVKFQAVHEFQNLHAIKKEKINEFVRGHFHGAFDFDLDNTLYFFIAGRYEYKNKGADMFIEALARLNYRLKVAGSKMHVVAFIIMPAPTNSFTVEALRGQAVVSQLENTVKEVTDLIGKRIFDHAMKYPHMGVTTELPTDLDELLKQSDKVLLKKRTLALRRPQGELPPIVTHNMVNDSTDPILNQIRHVQLFNQPSDPVKIIFHPEFLNANNPILGLDYDEFVRGCHLGVFPSYYEPWGYTPAECTVMGVPSITTNLSGFGAYMEDLIETNQAKDYGIYIVDRRFKAPDESVEQLVDYMEEFVKKNRRQRINQRNRTERLSDLLDWKRMGLEYVKARQLALRRAYPDEFRELIGEELSDTNMDTLAGGKKLKIARPLSVPGSPRERANSISNSAVFMTPGDLGTIQDANNVDDYFHLSLNDDDQDADDE
- the AIP5 gene encoding Aip5p (similar to Saccharomyces cerevisiae YFR016C; ancestral locus Anc_1.377): MRKIETFLKEIPMRGLPISNSNVPLEEASASASTNDVVSVEAPDDTLEMSSDTIELNTTTLESSITTGTPEPPVTITNSSNKTNIESKATTMDPSIDDIKSKIIPETPSSIATPTASVGSKTAPEELSMDISSVESNNVTIASDVATMGSTIELSSLESKIASVKSNDEIVETPIASINGDVKLKSIPVETPISTTSVESIPVTAESPIATAEPTAATTSFETNKKKSSTIESRIKPPEGIESSSDDVTNCKITESSITDTKTDPLVAIAESSSNDKETPSSVVETPSTITSDADVVKSTTISNTDTMEDPVMMESTTNTSNNSVEKKKKKKSKNKKKKNKGKGKAKDKDKDKDKNAGVDSIAQKNIDLDSIMDGIEEYLGEIDGATTVADVNTSTGANGEASPDANGEASPDANAIAIDTGATIDETQDETTIVDSQPDILPTNESSAVEPLPEKEPVEPEVEPAQPETEPPQSQEAIDPPTMEPAETPNTNLDTPLNAEPPLSIGRKTTEANEANEANQVNQVNKIDKIDKIDKIDKIDPEKPLSSGTVDSHNDTASGNSPDTNSTAIDQTGNRSDSNRNAASETGTVSDVIPTQPEPVPEIVTETATETATETATAPGNDAAENVPPQPKTAIARIYDETEALLRELELAGGFDSADAVGTIATAETPLQKTPRTEAAAARPAETPPHTEGRAAAQSSVLVYTSLAGGGFHMMPRTNRLATILSANRIAHEFRDLGTDTAARRTWRRVARGRELPAVVYGVGNNDGNVLFVDEVVLGWEQVEQANEDGTLRELLGGM